TTCACTAGTACCGTAGGGAAACTCCACTCACTTTTGTTCGTCCTCAAAATTCCATCcttcttcatttgttcaatgattgAACTTGCCTTATCCATGAGATGGACTGGCGTTTGATGACTTGGTGCAGAAATTGGATTTGCAGATCCCGTTTCTATCTTATTGCTGGACCATCGTGCAATGCCCCAGTCCATAGAAAACTTCAGGGAATTCATTCCGCTTTCAGGTGTTCAACTTCTTTTGAACACCTGATCCGTTATGTATTCAATATCCTCGACCAAATCCGCCGCTTCTACGACCTCTACTGTATGTGACCGTCTTGTCCAGGACTGGCCAAATAGGCCAAATCACCTAGGTCATTTGAGGTACCTCAAATGACTTACTAATGGAAATCCTCTAATGCTTATTTGTCCACCACGGGCACCAACGTGCGCATCATGTTGAACCAAAAAGTCCATGCCCAGCATCACATTGGTGACGGCACCAACAAAGAATTCATGTTCTGCCTCCCAATCATCGACCTTCACGTGACAGAGCAGTTTCCTTGGTTTATCCtaggagtttttatttttttcaggattttGCCACTTGTAACAACAAGTAAGATTATATCTACGCATCAAAACTTATATAAAAGCGACTAGTTCCTCATTGAGTTATTCTGAATGTCTTTGCATAATAATACCATGCAAATTTGACTAGAAAATGTGTatatattgaattttccaagTATTgatcttcagttttgaaacttcatcgttgcaaaaggttgcgtgatggcatctctaagagaaaaatagaTGAACTGCGGTCACAAAAGTCTGTCCCAAATCTAAACCCATGGCGGtgcctttttatttttgcggCATATAAAGAAAATACATAGAGCTATGCACTTGCAAAAAATTGAGAACATCCGGACTGGGGGTTTGCCAAGGTCAAAGAGCAAATGAGGTCATCATTACACGCTGAATCTTAATCGGTGCATTTATTCATTACAATTCAATGGAAAGTCTATTGCTCAAGGAGTACTTTTGCTTCACAATTCAACTCAAGTGGATCACTAACGCCGAAGTTATGACTCAACAAACACCGATAGTCAAGtggtttggccaaaaatgaccaTGGCTGTAAAATGGGCCATATTGATCCCATAGGCTGACATTTTAGATGTGAGCCTTATTCAAACTAGACATTGAACGTGTGAAATTTCATGAGATTCTGAGACCAATTGCCGAGAGAGTGTGTCCgcttgacgtggaatgccccgGAGGATCTTGCAGGCCCTATTTCAAGTACGCAAAATGGGAGAGTTCAATAATGATAGATACTATTTTGGCAACAcataaattttcattcaaaatcgcAATATGATAAGTAGTAGCAAGTGAATATAGTCTATGAAAACTGGTGACAGTTATAATGTTTTTCTAAACGTGACGTGCTAATCTTCTTCTTTGCCTCCATCAACATCCGTTCGAATTTTGAGAATACACCAACCGAAACCCCAAAATCCCCAATTCTGCTTCTGTCTCAAAACTATCACTCCGGAAGCGAACGTTGAATGGTTGGCGCTTGGCTGGAATGcagaaaaacaagaaattatgaaataaatagattttcaaaaatgagttgGACTACGGCTTGATATAGATAGTTATTGGCTGATCTCAACGAAACCGAGTTTTTTAGTACAATTTCTCATAATAGGTGTTAGGTATGTAAACACTTGTCGGACTTTTACAACGCAACCcctttggatttttttttcactctaCTTGTTAAGTCTCTCCAATTACTTCCAAGGAATCTGAAGAAGATAGCAACTTTATCTCTCAAGAACTTTTCTGAGCCAAATTATTTGATAATAAATATTTGACTTCAAAGGGTAACAATACCTGGCATGTCTGTTCCTTGACCAAGCTTCAATTTGGGTTAAACATGGCATGCGGCAGGAAAGAATTAAACTTAAAGTGTTCTGACGCATGAGGGTAACTTTTGAAACTAGGATATCAAAGGGAAATACTTCAGTTTTGATGGGTTGATTTATCGCTACCGTGCCCTGAAGGGCAATACAAGAGAAACCATTGCAAGCAGGTTTGAGAAATAAtcaaagatcatttttttctaccttggcagaaaatggcagaaaatcaAAGCAGGTAACGGCAAAACATACAGACCTTTATCTGTTCTCAAGTGCCGCATGCAGACTTCCTTTCTATCAACAATGCAGTGCGTTTAGACATTGCTTGCCTGCTCTACTGGCAGTGAAGCCGACTATAAAGTACCTTTCCTGTGGTATGTGCCCGCTGACAAGGCGTTAGAAAAGTAACATTTTATTTCCAGGTCATTACCGGTTCCTACTTAGCAAGAACGTTGTGTGTTCTTCAGGTTTCGACATGAACGGCTGATTTAGCTAAGCAAAgaggatgatggtgatgatgatgatgatgccccAATCTCCATCAGTGGGGCCATGGTCAAGTCTTGAAACATGGCTTTTGAAATACTCACCTTGGTTGCACCTTGATttgatgttgttccaattgatttttggggggtttgtcgtaactttgaaatatttcagcTTTAgctcttttgttttttgggcGGCCTCTAGAGGCTGGCACAAGGGTTTACTCAATTAAAACATTCTCTGCTTGAAAAGACTCTGGAAGCCATTGCCATGATGATCTTTGGATGATGTTTCTTCACCCGATTGATTTGCACAACCAGATTTTCCTCCATAACGAATCTAGTCTACTTGTTGCCTTGCttggcactcactcacttctcACTCAATCGTCTTGAGTTCACTGAAGTGCACCATATGTTTCTCGACACTGGATatcggacgaccgaccactgAACCCTGGACTTTGTTCATCGCATCATCGGGTACGCAAATAGATCTCTATGATTTCTAATCCCCGCTTGAGTCTGATCCCAGAGTGACATAAAGTTGTCTTCCATGAGCAGCCTCTGCCAACTTTTTCGAAGATGATTGACCCTGCTCCGACGTGCTTGTTGCGTGCCGCTGACTCTGGTCGAAGAGAAAGAGTTTGTatccaaacaactcaaatttcccTTGATAGCGATAACTTATCGCTTCTTCATGGTCTTATGTTTGACCCTTCAATCACTCAATATTTACTTTCACTTTGCCTTATGTCTCAAGCAATCAGAGTTGAAAATTCGCTTAACGCAGAATTCAATCAGGCTGGggctagctcgtgcaaaatcgatgctaaaaATGTTAGTTTTGATGTAGATATATTTTCGGGAGGATAGAATAGACGTGTTGATACCCCTTTATTACGCCTTACGAACTTGCATGAGCATTTTCGAATAACTTGTTAAGAGGGGAAAAAGGCGGGAAACACGAACATGTAAAATATATATCTCGGAACCCACAAACAGGAGTGTCGATGGTAGATTCGAGTTTTGACAAAAgatgctaattggaattcgaaaatgctagaataatgctacatttacaaaaaaagaagaaattcttcatggtggtcttaaaggatttcagtttgAAAATCCAACCATATTTGGCCCTTTTTGACATATGCGTTCATGCAATTTTGGCgctgagggtgcttttgttcacaaaataatgaACTAAGGAATCACAGTAAAAATAATGCATTagtgtttatgatattctcacTCAAAAATGCAGCAAATTTTGTAACTCTGAGCTTGAAGGGGACaacgaaaagtgaaaaagttttatttgagcaaaagatgaactttttgggttttgaacaaagtttttttttacatacaATCGAAAATTGTTCTTAtcgtcaaaaatgttcttcttgggtggGATTAGATCATTTGCTTTTGTTACGCGCTTCAGACTTCAAAGTGAacattagcaagagctgcaaAAAGTATCTCTATCCATAATCAAGtgcccaccagcgacagctgagacgaaaacaagcgaTCGCAGCGCTTTTGATCGATCTATGTAAGAAGTTATCTATGCGTTGAATGCGCAAcccagaaaaagaagagaaaacagAGGTTCCGTGAGCCGTGAATTAACATAATACAAAATCCTTAAACAGACCAGTTGTGCCAACTTGTCAAGTCAAGAGCAACGCGAAAAAACAACATGTTTGACGTCCCTACCTTGCCTCGCCGAAACCGAtgccagcaaacaaacgataTTAAAAGAGCTTGTCTAAACGTCACCATATCAAATCTGTGTAAACCTGTCTAAGAAGAGGTTACAATCTTGCCGATCATGAACAGGGTTGCCATAAGGCTAATCTATTTTCAGTCAAAATGCCTAATGATACCACTGGCAATTGCATGTCTGACCGATTGCGATATCATTCCAATATCAATGACCAGTTGGGCATTCCTTTTGGCTACTACTTAAACATTCGTGAAGCATTTCAAGCACCGCcggccattttggaccaccttCCGCCATTTTCCACcgtttttgctttctttcattttttaccaTTTCAGATATGACATggtgaaaatggcagaaatgtCGGTTTTGCCATCGTCAATTGCAAGATGTTGATTTCCAGGATTTTATGTGTATTATTTTGAATGGATAAGTGCtgattggtgtttttttgtgtATGAATTTGAATGGATATGTGTTGATTGGTCGTAAACAATCCATTGGTATGTGGGCAGGCAGAGCAAATAGCGCTTATATTCAACCATGAACAAGTCAGTTAATGTTGgaaaaatgtgtaaaagaaattgtaaaattattgactggttGTTATAGAtgcaaaggaaagaaattaaaggTCACCTTAGCTCTTTCTGACACCGGTTCAGCCCGTTCAaagacttgtttgaccttaaTCCTCATGGTTTCATCAAGAGAACACTCATTTCTATATTGTGAATGATATAATTTTAGCCTAAACGCGATGGTTAGCCTTTTTGATTATTGGTTGCTAAACAATGTTTGAGAATGCAAGTGATCGCAGTGTTGAGGTCAGAACGAAAGCTATGAGTACGTGTGCTTATGGCCAGCCAGAGCCCGAGGAAAACGATCGATCCTTTCGTTGTCGATCACCGAACCGTGATAAAATGGAGAATCCGAAATGCTGCTGCCAATTGTACGTTTAATTGGAAATGTGAATTGGTAAGCCAAGATCCCAAGACAGCctgatttttgtttgaaaaacgcAAATGTAGGTTGCTAACATTTACGTACATCACATATAACATTTTACGATCATCAATCGTTTGTGTCGAGCATGTGCTCGCTCACATCGTGCTATCTGTGATACGTATATATAGCTAGGAATTCTTAGTAATAAAtcagtcaactaccatctctaAACTCATTTAGATGGTGGACCATGGGTCCGCCATACGTTCAAACGAGACTCAACTACTTACTGCAAAGtgtcttggtcatgtcagctGCGTTTGCATCCACGGATACCAAACCCGCACCGTTCCCACAAACTGAATCTCCGACAAGAGTACTCGGGGCCACACTTTTCCTCAGTCCAGGGATGACAATACAATCGAAGCCCATTTCCGGTAACCCCACAGGAGTGTACCCACAGCATTTGGTGTCCTGAAAAGTGTTATGTGGCCGTGGGCATGTGAGACGGTGTTTGAATGATGCTAAGTGCGGAAAGATGGCGGCATGTATAGGCGAATGGAAGTGAATCATGGATTAGGTAATGACGGATTTCGATTTATAAAGTGTGAATAAAATATCGACGAATGACTAGGACACGACAAACAGAATGAAAATGCCTAGGATATTTGGCTGCCCCCAAACGGATGGCCGTCATCTGATCGCTCGATTGATTTTAAACCAGTGCTGCAATAAATCAAAACTTTGTTTCTGGAACTAGAACCTAAATTACCTCCAAAAAGGTTTGTGACAAGCTTGTAAGACTATTTCTAGAACTTATGGCaaacaaaatcattaaaaCTGTATTGCTTGATTATCTGTTTAGTTTTCGCTTTCTTTGCTTTAAATGCAGACTAACTAAGACCAAGGATCTTTGGGGTAAGGTAAAAGCTAATGATGGTTGGCAATAGCCCAATTTGTTTACTGAGACTCTCCCATGCAAGGGTATCATTGGTTCAACCCTAATACTCTCCCTTAAATTGCAATTGATTAATACATGGGCGGTATCGGCACAATTCCAGTACGGAACTACCCTCCAACTCTCTATTGGTCCACCCAAACATGACTCTATGATCAAACTCATGAGTTAAATAGCCTATCCTTACAATGAGGGCTTTTATTAGTGATGGAAGTGATAACGGAGAGGGAATATCAAGGACATGAACATAAGGTGGGGAAATTAGTCATTAAATGGCATGCCCAAGGAAAGTTCACTTATGTGACTGCATTTGAAGGATGTATTGAACCGGAACTATATCGCTGTATATTATGTTTATTCACATATAGGCATGTCTTGCAATCACTTTCTTCCCTGTGGAACAACTGCCTAGCCGTTAAGACTGGGGTTTTAATAGATCAAATTGCCAAGCCTTGTTAGGCTCTTGCTGTATTTGTCGCAAATTCCCTTTTGGATTGCCAAACCAGAGGCGCGATTTCCCGGAGTTGGGTTCAGACCGTTATTTAATCCATTCGCTGCTTCATTCAGCAGATTTGTATTCTGGTTAACATCCGTAAACTATTTCTGAGTTATGAGCTTCTAAAAGTGGGCCTCtttgtgaaaaagaaactTACCATGAAAATGAGACCGACCTCTTCAAGTCCATTGACAGAGACATCAATAACATCTATGGCGGTGTAACATATCTTGCAATTTCCGCGCTCCCGTCTAAAAGCAAATACAAACAAATATGCAATCAGTCGCAGGATtcttttgaatccaaaattgACAGTCTTCATTTTCTACAAAATAATTTAGTAGTTTTTAAGACATGCGGGTTAGGGTATGAACATGATTGCGATAATGTCGTAGAATTATAAGACTTCAAGCTTCACTAACTTTGACCTTCTCTAAATGTTCATTGACATCCTCAGAAGGAGGGCTATTTTCCCGTTTGTACACACGGCATAACACTAGGCAAGGATGACGGAATACATGGATGTGGAGGCTCCTTGCGAAATAGGACTTTTTACCTGATGCATATGTTTTGGTTTTGCTCAGCCAGATGACGACCATTTCCAAAGTTGTAAGTCTGGATTACGTCGGTTGTAGAGCCGAAAAAGTATTGCGTGCATCCTTCTGGAGCAAGGTTTTTGAAATCGCAACTGTATTGGGTAACCTGAAAAATTACCGAATTAATTTATCTTATTAGGACTCGAAATAAAAGCTGATTGATATTATTACGGCTGTGTGAAAATGGTTGCACAATTTGAACTTGAGTTTTCGTACCTTAACACTCCATTGTCGATTAGCCAGACCGGTCCCGACGCCTTGATTTCCAAGAACGAATCTCAAATCATTACAAGCCTCCGAGGCATCAACATACACTATAAAGGAATGAATAGTACTCGTCTCAAGAGGAGCATaataaaatgatttcaatGGAACTTCAATGGCCATGTGTAAAACGTTTTCAGTTTGAGTCAACGGCGAACTGTCTATGACCATGATCAAAATGTACCAAGCAAAATCAATGATATTGGAGATGGACTTGAGTGTTACTCAACCCAAGTAGAAACAGAAAGAAAATACTTGTACTTtgtccattgaattttgtATTTATTAGGCTTGATCATCGTAAAACTGTGCCGTTATTGGCGGTTGCTAAAACCTGCGGGGTGATATTGTCCAATCTGTCCCAATTCCGGTTTGCCGGCAATGTTCCAAGCACGTTTAgagcacggttacccaagtAGTTCAGCATaaagagcaagtcattgaggggCTAGAGAGTCTTGAGTCAGTCGATGAAGTCTATTTTggctttgccaaggcctttgacaaggtagatcatggccttttagttagcAGGCTCTATGAGATTGGGAACCagggcaaggttctcaattggttaagaagtttcatttgtggtagaaATCAATTGGTTAAGACGAAGGGTTCGTTTAGTGAcataaatgatgtcaagtcggggTTTCCTCATGGATCCATTTCAGATCTTCTCCTTTTCAACATATCTGTTGCTCTCCTCTGAAGCTCACACGTAAAGTCAACAGCTCTTCCTATGCTCATAATGCAAAATTGGTTTGTACTTGGAAGggtcaagattccagtagTCTAATAGAGGTCCGAGGACatgtctacttttgggttGCTAAGAGTACTATaccactgaatggaatgaaattccgctcaatggcatttgggtcgacgccatgacagtgatgatgatgaaacaCTCTGCTCATACGAGATAATGGAAGCAAGAATATCGAACACGTATAGCCCACAGAGGATTTAGGTAGTTATCGCTGGAAAAATGTCCATTGGCTTGACTGGAATTTGGTCGAACAAAAAATGACCACTGAAAAGCCGAGCGGAGATcagcaatttttgttttcctcAAAGAATTCACCAAAATCATGTTGTGACGTCATTAGAGTCCTCCTGTCCAATACAAGGATCCATTTTGAAGTCGAATCACCACCTGATCATTGGACATCGGAGTAAATATCACAGATATGGGCAGATAGGGCTTGAAATTCCCTTCGGTGAACAAACTTCAAAGAGTTGGCAAACATGGTTgcatggaaaaattgaaatttccgGACAATATTGAAAGGTTGTGCTCAAATAATGCCTGAAGCACTTGACAATGTGGAGGTAAATTCACTCCAGATCGGCCAAGCTTAATGAATGCACATCCAAAACCTCATTATTGATTAGGTAgtctttctttttatgttATTACAAATTCAGGTGATGAAATGCAAGCTCAAACAAGAGAAATAATTATTCCTCTTTTCATGTTTCTCGGCAAAGAGCAATGAAGCAGAAGCTGAAGTATAATGTTGGGGTGAAACATGGGAAGCCTGTTTGAAGTTACTTGTCTAACAGTAGTTGATTTCCTTGTTGGGATGGCAGATAGAAAGGCCggtcatagatttctagacactggatgtcggacgaccgaccactcggctggtaaaacagtacaatggatggtctcctgggaattgattacaaaccggtttattgtactgtttaaccaaccgagtggtcggtcgtccgacatccagcgtctagaaatctatgggtTGGTGCAAGTACTCACTATGTTGGCCACTATTCGTGCCACAAATCGCAGGTGGTGCGCATCCAGATGGGCTGGACACGGAGAAGGAATCCGTCAAACATGCGCCGGCCAGATTGCTTTTTGAGCCAGCCGTGGCAGGTTGTCCAAATGCGGTCTTAAATAGCGAGTCAACAGAAGTTGATGGGCCTGATATAAcgaattgatcaaaatcaagcCTTAGCTGGCATATGTTGTCACTGCAAGGGCATATTGTGGCCACGCATGAACCTGCTTCGTTGCCCGAcgattcaaaataagtgcaatTCTCCGATCGAGTTCCTCCACATGTGACAGTAACTAGAATGAGAAGAAAGCGTTAGATATACAATTAACATCTTTGAAGACAAGAGTTAATGCCGCTTTGGGGGGATTGGCCGCCCATTAAACACTAATCAATGTGCTGAAATGCAGATGATTATTTGGATCACCCCATCAAGTTCCAAGGAGCTGTATTATTATGTTGGATATCGCAGGGGCTTATTCAATGCTTCTGTCAAGATTGTGGACCCATGTTTGGATAGGTTAAGTTGATTATTAATCAACAGATTAAAACAAAACCTACGCGGTTCATTGAAAGTTACAGGACAATAAATACCAAATTGGGATTATACTTTACATGAGCAACAGACTCCATAGCCTTGGGCACAAGTTCCTGCTCCGC
This genomic interval from Tigriopus californicus strain San Diego chromosome 6, Tcal_SD_v2.1, whole genome shotgun sequence contains the following:
- the LOC131882610 gene encoding uncharacterized protein LOC131882610 encodes the protein MYVDASEACNDLRFVLGNQGVGTGLANRQWSVKVTQYSCDFKNLAPEGCTQYFFGSTTDVIQTYNFGNGRHLAEQNQNICIRRERGNCKICYTAIDVIDVSVNGLEEVGLIFMDTKCCGYTPVGLPEMGFDCIVIPGLRKSVAPSTLVGDSVCGNGAGLVSVDANAADMTKTLCTKRQPFNVRFRSDSFETEAELGILGFRLVYSQNSNGC